One genomic window of Ilyobacter polytropus DSM 2926 includes the following:
- a CDS encoding response regulator transcription factor, whose protein sequence is MKSYKVLLVDDDIEICQMIKKALDPENIETLTISTGREARNVINSQAFDLIILDIMLDDTDGFQLLKKIQAEDIEIPVIFLSGKQQDYDKILALGMGADDYITKPFSMSVLIAKIKAHLRRSDKIKELQTSSRKITKAPFVLNIDTYQLFKDGEEIFLSSKEIMLMKFFMENPNRVFTKEQLYEKVWNNTIIDNNSIMVYIRHLRKKIEDDSKNPEYIQTVWGIGYKFNI, encoded by the coding sequence TTGAAAAGCTATAAAGTTCTCTTAGTTGATGACGACATAGAAATATGCCAAATGATAAAAAAGGCCCTTGATCCAGAAAATATAGAGACCCTTACCATCTCTACTGGAAGGGAAGCCAGAAATGTTATTAACTCTCAGGCCTTCGACCTTATTATTCTTGATATTATGCTAGATGACACCGATGGTTTTCAGCTTTTGAAAAAAATTCAGGCTGAAGATATCGAGATTCCAGTTATTTTTTTAAGCGGTAAACAACAGGATTACGATAAAATACTTGCTTTGGGAATGGGTGCTGACGATTATATCACAAAACCCTTTAGTATGTCTGTTTTGATAGCAAAAATAAAGGCACATCTTAGACGTTCAGACAAAATAAAAGAACTCCAGACTTCCTCGAGAAAAATCACAAAAGCTCCATTTGTCTTAAATATAGATACTTATCAGCTTTTTAAAGACGGAGAGGAGATTTTTCTTTCATCCAAGGAAATCATGCTCATGAAATTTTTCATGGAAAATCCAAACAGAGTCTTCACCAAAGAACAGCTTTATGAAAAAGTTTGGAATAATACTATTATTGATAATAACTCAATAATGGTCTACATCCGTCATCTCAGAAAAAAAATAGAAGATGATTCTAAAAATCCAGAATATATTCAAACTGTATGGGGAATAGGATATAAGTTTAATATCTAA
- a CDS encoding ATP-binding protein, with protein MGKIKLKVLPVIAIAFVILVVGNISYRSFLNYQNIIVEQQMEHLMTISKSIGRSLELYVQEKEKGLRDLGNNIEYRIKEQENNLIDEVILNSLETFYLSQNKEIDNLIYININDNSFHSYPEDMQEEKFITERDQFSKEISYVKRTQESYAGNPYLDRDNTFSFNILEPVVVKDEIVGIILGKIKVMNMYELLVKPVKAGKFGYAMVKDKDGLILMHPVKEQVGYDVIKSRMQKYPGLDYDDLEKLLEKQMSGVEGSYVYYSYWWPQDKLEKVKKLNAFSPAKVSEDFWIVAVVMSYDEISEPIINYLLSNIVIAIVVIMIFSWVIFLSVRMIKNKEAYEMETRYLKEINKSTEELRIKDAELHHKRKLETIGRLTGGIAHEFNNVLTPIMGYSEMVLRNLDPELDSYDYVKTIHKSSKRAQEIIDQIRMFSGDKNIKIKYEIISINKILDDAISFAESVSPSNIKVIKNIDKNCGNVYANETQIHQVVLNLCTNAFNAMKETDIGNLKITAKNVKNKKLHNMEENIVDKKEYVKISFEDNGCGMDSETQEKIFDPFFTQKLSRKSSGLGLAIVQGIITKHGGSIEVYSEKGKGSRFDIYIPIAQNIESGKEQVYEDEILRGNEKVLVVDDDEFIAEMLEKGLVDLGYKAESMTDGIEILKKFDYIKNNFKIVITDLTMPEINGIQLAKKIKENNPEIKVILMTAYSEEPLEEYMRLGIIDSYLIKPVSAAQISRSIRELV; from the coding sequence GTGGGGAAAATTAAATTAAAGGTACTGCCGGTCATAGCAATAGCTTTTGTAATTTTAGTTGTAGGAAATATAAGTTACAGAAGTTTTTTGAATTATCAGAATATAATTGTAGAGCAGCAGATGGAACATCTAATGACAATATCCAAATCTATAGGTAGAAGTCTAGAGCTATATGTACAGGAGAAGGAAAAAGGTCTGAGGGACCTTGGGAATAATATAGAATACAGAATAAAAGAGCAGGAAAATAACCTGATAGATGAAGTGATTTTAAATAGCTTAGAGACATTTTATCTGTCTCAAAATAAAGAGATCGACAACTTAATCTATATAAATATAAACGACAATTCTTTTCATAGTTATCCTGAAGATATGCAAGAGGAAAAGTTTATAACAGAAAGAGACCAATTTTCCAAAGAAATAAGTTATGTAAAAAGAACCCAGGAATCATATGCCGGGAACCCTTATCTAGACAGAGACAACACCTTCTCTTTCAATATATTAGAGCCTGTTGTAGTGAAAGATGAAATTGTAGGAATAATTTTGGGTAAGATAAAAGTAATGAACATGTATGAACTTTTAGTAAAGCCTGTAAAGGCCGGTAAATTTGGTTATGCCATGGTGAAAGACAAAGATGGTTTGATTCTGATGCATCCTGTAAAAGAGCAGGTGGGATATGATGTTATAAAGTCTAGAATGCAAAAATATCCTGGATTAGATTATGATGATCTGGAAAAACTTTTGGAAAAGCAGATGTCAGGTGTAGAGGGTTCTTATGTATATTACTCTTACTGGTGGCCTCAGGACAAACTGGAAAAAGTAAAAAAACTAAACGCATTTTCACCGGCAAAAGTTTCCGAAGACTTTTGGATTGTAGCTGTTGTGATGTCCTATGACGAGATAAGCGAACCTATTATAAATTATCTTTTAAGTAATATCGTAATTGCAATAGTAGTGATAATGATTTTTTCCTGGGTGATTTTTCTGAGTGTAAGAATGATAAAAAATAAAGAAGCTTATGAGATGGAAACCAGGTATTTGAAAGAAATAAATAAATCTACAGAAGAACTGAGGATAAAAGATGCTGAACTTCATCATAAGAGAAAACTTGAAACAATAGGGAGACTTACTGGAGGAATAGCTCACGAGTTCAACAATGTACTGACACCTATTATGGGGTATTCTGAAATGGTCTTAAGAAACTTGGATCCTGAACTTGACAGTTATGACTATGTAAAAACAATTCATAAATCCTCTAAAAGGGCTCAGGAAATAATAGACCAAATCAGGATGTTCAGCGGGGATAAAAATATAAAAATAAAATATGAAATTATTTCTATAAATAAAATTTTAGATGATGCAATCAGCTTTGCAGAGTCGGTATCTCCTTCGAATATAAAAGTCATAAAAAACATAGATAAAAATTGCGGAAATGTATATGCAAATGAAACACAGATTCATCAGGTAGTCTTGAATCTGTGTACAAATGCATTTAATGCAATGAAAGAAACAGATATCGGGAATCTAAAAATAACTGCAAAAAATGTAAAGAATAAGAAGTTACATAATATGGAAGAAAACATAGTTGATAAAAAAGAATATGTGAAAATATCCTTTGAAGACAATGGTTGTGGAATGGACAGCGAAACCCAGGAGAAAATATTTGATCCGTTTTTCACCCAAAAGCTATCAAGAAAAAGCAGTGGTTTAGGACTTGCAATTGTACAGGGAATAATAACAAAGCATGGTGGGAGTATAGAGGTATATAGTGAAAAAGGGAAAGGAAGCAGATTTGATATTTATATTCCTATAGCACAGAACATAGAATCAGGTAAAGAACAGGTCTACGAAGATGAAATTTTAAGAGGTAATGAGAAGGTGCTTGTTGTCGATGACGATGAGTTTATTGCTGAGATGCTAGAAAAAGGTCTTGTAGACTTAGGATATAAGGCTGAGTCCATGACAGATGGGATAGAGATTTTAAAAAAGTTTGATTATATTAAAAATAATTTTAAAATTGTGATAACTGACCTTACAATGCCGGAAATAAACGGAATACAGCTTGCGAAAAAAATAAAGGAAAATAATCCTGAGATAAAGGTAATTTTAATGACTGCTTATTCAGAAGAGCCATTAGAAGAATATATGCGGCTTGGAATAATAGACAGTTATCTAATAAAACCTGTTTCTGCTGCACAAATAAGCAGAAGTATAAGGGAATTGGTTTAA
- the citS gene encoding citrate/sodium symporter CitS: MSTLAFSSEKKKSGIKVFGMSIQLFLLPLVAVLLVHFTDSLPKGLAGAVVFSMVFGTVFGEIGDRLPIFKEYIGGAPVLIFLAAAFFVQQGWFTDREIAVVTDFMKDSKFLTLYIIVLMTGSIFAVNRKLLLKSIVGYIPTILVGVIGASIMGILGGFIFGITPKEIMMLYVLPTMGGGNGAGAVPLSEIYEAATGNSKETYYSYAIAVLTIANIWAIVVAAVLSRLGKKYPQFSGEGELVRAGNLELEEDEKVEVTPRDMAIGLLVGLTAYTLGTFLNKNVAILSGIHTYALTVLLLVAFNGLGIIPLSIKQGAGKFQSFFSKQLTWVLMVGVGVAYTDLGEIIAAITPANLIIALMIVIGATVGAGVMGHLVGFYAIESSITAGLCMANRGGSGDIEVLGASKRMNLISYAQISSRLGGGIILIIASIIFKILAG, from the coding sequence ATGTCAACATTAGCATTTAGTTCGGAAAAAAAGAAATCCGGAATTAAGGTATTTGGTATGTCAATTCAATTATTCTTACTTCCACTGGTAGCGGTATTATTGGTTCATTTTACAGATTCATTACCAAAGGGGCTTGCAGGAGCAGTTGTATTTTCAATGGTATTTGGAACTGTATTTGGAGAGATAGGAGACAGGTTACCGATTTTTAAGGAGTATATCGGTGGAGCACCAGTTCTTATTTTCTTGGCAGCAGCTTTCTTTGTACAGCAAGGGTGGTTTACTGACAGGGAGATAGCAGTTGTAACTGACTTTATGAAGGATTCTAAGTTTTTAACATTATATATCATTGTTTTAATGACTGGATCAATTTTCGCAGTTAACAGAAAATTGTTATTAAAGTCCATTGTTGGTTATATACCTACTATCTTAGTAGGAGTAATCGGAGCTTCAATCATGGGTATTTTAGGAGGATTCATCTTTGGAATTACACCTAAAGAGATTATGATGTTATATGTACTACCTACAATGGGTGGAGGAAATGGAGCAGGAGCGGTGCCACTTTCTGAAATATATGAGGCGGCAACTGGGAACTCTAAAGAAACTTATTACTCATACGCTATCGCAGTACTTACTATTGCAAACATCTGGGCAATCGTAGTAGCGGCAGTATTAAGCAGACTAGGTAAAAAGTACCCTCAATTTTCAGGAGAGGGAGAACTTGTAAGAGCTGGAAACCTTGAGTTAGAAGAGGATGAAAAAGTAGAAGTAACTCCTAGAGATATGGCTATCGGTCTACTAGTTGGACTTACAGCTTACACCCTTGGTACTTTCTTAAACAAAAACGTAGCTATTCTTTCAGGAATACATACATACGCATTAACTGTATTATTGTTAGTTGCTTTCAATGGTCTTGGAATTATTCCTTTATCAATTAAACAAGGTGCTGGAAAGTTCCAGAGTTTCTTTTCTAAGCAACTTACTTGGGTACTTATGGTAGGGGTAGGAGTAGCATATACTGACCTTGGAGAAATTATAGCAGCAATCACTCCAGCAAATCTTATCATAGCATTGATGATCGTAATAGGAGCAACTGTAGGTGCAGGAGTAATGGGTCACCTTGTAGGATTCTACGCTATCGAATCTTCTATCACAGCAGGACTGTGTATGGCAAATAGAGGAGGATCTGGAGATATAGAGGTACTAGGAGCTTCTAAGAGAATGAACCTTATCTCATATGCACAGATTTCATCTAGATTAGGTGGAGGAATAATACTAATCATAGCTTCTATTATATTCAAGATATTGGCTGGATAA
- a CDS encoding TetR/AcrR family transcriptional regulator: protein MSKGRDKLIESSIQLFSNNTYENVSVSKICKLGKVSNGLFYKHFKNKEEIFKHLLEETSNRIQNYFNDITGNTVQDRLESFIEINFKLTKDQLPLIRVYREGQYKFTEFEQRLREVYLEALNVIFNKNLDEFEYLFIMSGIRYINVNFVLRGIENNPKFLAERLMNGIFSEGNLDINNLKEKDLYLRVLFNSENIRHQLLKEGEILFGSKGVYETKINDIVNSVGAGVGSFYYYYKTKEEFLKEIAINTKNTLLFFLKDNSQNDLSPIDQHIFLLYLMHEYFKKSTYKYQILRELEFIEYDVSIDYFRALEEYYIHTLSKTHYTFEEKRIISAFLIGLSHYMGIEFFFTKNLNDKDNFLKKMNYFLSHGIKDSL from the coding sequence ATGTCCAAGGGTAGAGATAAACTTATCGAATCATCAATACAATTATTTTCAAACAATACATATGAAAATGTTTCTGTATCAAAAATTTGCAAATTAGGGAAAGTGTCAAATGGACTTTTTTATAAGCACTTTAAAAATAAAGAGGAAATTTTTAAACATCTCCTTGAAGAAACATCAAATAGAATTCAAAATTATTTCAATGACATTACTGGAAACACTGTCCAAGATAGATTAGAAAGTTTCATAGAAATAAACTTTAAACTTACAAAAGATCAACTGCCATTAATAAGAGTTTACAGAGAGGGTCAATACAAATTCACAGAGTTTGAACAAAGACTTAGAGAAGTTTATTTGGAAGCATTAAATGTTATTTTCAATAAAAATTTAGATGAATTCGAATATCTTTTTATTATGTCTGGGATCAGATATATAAATGTTAATTTTGTTTTAAGAGGAATTGAAAATAATCCTAAGTTTTTAGCAGAAAGGCTGATGAATGGAATTTTTTCGGAGGGCAACCTAGATATTAATAATCTAAAGGAAAAAGATTTATACTTAAGAGTCCTTTTTAACAGCGAAAATATAAGACATCAACTTTTAAAAGAAGGGGAAATTTTATTTGGCAGCAAGGGAGTTTACGAAACAAAAATAAATGATATAGTTAATTCTGTTGGAGCAGGGGTAGGGAGTTTTTATTACTACTACAAAACAAAAGAAGAATTTTTAAAAGAAATAGCCATCAACACAAAAAATACTTTGCTTTTCTTTTTAAAAGATAATTCACAGAATGATCTATCACCTATAGATCAGCACATATTTTTGCTATACCTCATGCATGAATATTTCAAAAAATCTACGTACAAATATCAGATTTTAAGAGAATTGGAATTTATAGAATATGATGTATCAATAGATTATTTTAGAGCTCTAGAAGAATATTATATTCATACCCTAAGTAAAACCCATTATACTTTCGAAGAAAAAAGAATTATAAGTGCTTTTTTGATAGGTTTGTCTCATTACATGGGTATCGAATTTTTCTTTACAAAAAATCTAAATGATAAAGATAATTTCCTAAAGAAAATGAATTACTTTTTGAGTCACGGAATAAAAGACTCACTGTAA